In Streptomyces sp. SN-593, a single genomic region encodes these proteins:
- a CDS encoding type III pantothenate kinase, with protein MLLTIDVGNTHTVLGLFDGEEIVEHWRISTDPRRTADELAVLLQGLMGMHPLLGDLGDGIDGISICSTVPSVLHELREVTRRYYGDVPAVLVEPGVKTGVPILVDHPKEVGSDRIINSLAAVHLYGGPCIVVDFGTATTFDAVTARGEYVGGAIAPGIEISVDALGMRGAQLRKIELARPRSVIGKNTIEAMQSGILYGFAGQADGIAERMARELADDPDDVTVIATGGLAPLVLGEASLIDAHEPWLTLIGLRLVYARNAPPTA; from the coding sequence ATGCTGCTCACCATCGACGTCGGCAACACCCACACCGTGCTCGGGCTCTTCGACGGCGAGGAGATCGTCGAGCACTGGCGGATCTCCACCGATCCGCGCCGCACCGCCGACGAACTGGCGGTCCTGCTCCAGGGCCTGATGGGCATGCACCCGCTGCTCGGCGACCTCGGTGACGGCATCGACGGCATCTCCATCTGCTCCACGGTGCCGTCGGTGCTGCACGAGCTGCGCGAGGTGACCCGGCGGTACTACGGCGACGTGCCGGCGGTCCTCGTGGAACCCGGCGTCAAGACCGGCGTGCCGATCCTCGTCGACCACCCCAAGGAGGTCGGCTCCGACCGGATCATCAACTCGCTCGCCGCGGTGCACCTCTACGGCGGCCCGTGCATCGTGGTCGACTTCGGCACCGCCACCACCTTCGACGCGGTCACCGCGCGCGGGGAGTACGTCGGCGGCGCGATCGCCCCCGGCATCGAGATCTCGGTCGACGCGCTCGGCATGCGCGGCGCCCAGCTCCGCAAGATCGAGCTGGCCCGGCCGCGCAGCGTCATCGGCAAGAACACCATCGAGGCGATGCAGTCGGGCATCCTCTACGGCTTCGCCGGGCAGGCCGACGGCATCGCCGAGCGGATGGCGCGCGAGCTGGCCGACGACCCCGACGACGTCACGGTGATCGCCACCGGCGGCCTGGCCCCGCTGGTGCTGGGCGAGGCGTCCCTCATCGACGCGCACGAGCCGTGGCTCACCCTCATCGGGCTGCGCCTGGTCTACGCCCGCAACGCCCCGCCGACCGCCTGA
- a CDS encoding BlaI/MecI/CopY family transcriptional regulator, with translation MPRPLGELEDAVMTRVWEWNRAVTVREVLEDLSRDRSIAYTTVMTVMDNLRQKGWLRREAEGRAYRYEAVSTRAAYSAALMNEAWAASDNPAEALVHFFGMMTPEQREAVRDALRIIQSVDPGGPEEPEGR, from the coding sequence GTGCCCCGACCACTCGGAGAACTCGAAGACGCCGTGATGACCCGGGTGTGGGAGTGGAACCGCGCGGTCACGGTTCGTGAGGTACTCGAAGACCTCTCACGGGATCGTTCCATCGCCTACACAACGGTGATGACCGTAATGGACAACCTCCGGCAGAAGGGGTGGCTGCGCCGCGAGGCGGAAGGCCGCGCATATCGCTATGAGGCGGTATCGACGCGTGCGGCGTACTCGGCCGCACTGATGAACGAAGCCTGGGCGGCGAGCGACAACCCGGCCGAGGCCCTCGTCCACTTCTTCGGCATGATGACCCCGGAACAGCGCGAGGCCGTGCGGGACGCATTGCGCATCATCCAGTCCGTGGACCCTGGCGGACCGGAGGAACCCGAAGGACGATAG
- a CDS encoding amino-acid N-acetyltransferase, whose product MPLMSNDVTIRRARTGDVPALRRLLDSYAQDGILLDKATVTLYEDIQEFWVAERDEDADVVACGALHVMWEDLAEVRTLAVHRSLRGAGVGHQLLAKLLHTARWLGVRRIFCLTFEVDFFARHGFVEIGETPVDGDVFGELLRSNDEGVAEFLDLERVKPNTLGNSRMLLQL is encoded by the coding sequence ATGCCCCTGATGTCGAATGACGTGACGATCCGCCGGGCCCGAACCGGCGATGTCCCCGCTCTGCGGCGGCTGCTGGACTCCTATGCCCAGGACGGCATCCTGCTCGACAAGGCCACGGTGACCCTTTATGAGGACATCCAGGAGTTCTGGGTCGCCGAACGCGACGAGGACGCCGACGTCGTCGCCTGCGGCGCGCTGCACGTGATGTGGGAGGACCTGGCCGAGGTCAGGACGCTCGCCGTGCACCGCTCGCTGCGGGGGGCCGGTGTCGGGCACCAGTTGCTGGCCAAGTTGCTGCACACTGCACGCTGGCTCGGCGTCAGGCGTATTTTCTGCCTCACCTTCGAAGTCGACTTCTTCGCACGGCACGGCTTCGTGGAGATCGGCGAGACGCCGGTGGACGGCGATGTCTTCGGCGAGCTGCTCCGTTCCAATGACGAGGGCGTCGCCGAGTTCCTCGACCTGGAGCGAGTGAAACCCAACACCTTGGGTAACAGCCGGATGCTGCTGCAACTCTGA
- a CDS encoding histone-like nucleoid-structuring protein Lsr2 has translation MAQKVQVLLVDDLDGGEADETVTFALDGVTYEIDLTTENADKLRGLLNPYTDSGRRTGGRAGRGRTKAVRGGSSSSQDTAKIRAWAKEKGYDVNDRGRVPATIREAYEKAHG, from the coding sequence GTGGCACAGAAGGTTCAGGTCCTTCTTGTGGACGACCTCGACGGTGGCGAGGCCGACGAGACGGTGACGTTCGCGCTCGACGGTGTGACGTACGAGATCGACCTCACCACGGAGAATGCCGACAAGCTGCGCGGGCTGCTCAACCCGTACACGGACAGTGGCCGCCGTACCGGGGGCCGTGCCGGGCGCGGCCGCACCAAGGCCGTGCGCGGTGGCAGCAGCTCCAGCCAGGACACCGCGAAGATCCGCGCGTGGGCCAAGGAGAAGGGCTACGACGTCAACGACCGCGGTCGCGTGCCCGCCACCATCCGTGAGGCGTACGAGAAGGCCCACGGCTGA
- a CDS encoding SCO3374 family protein has translation MGWYEHELEWPTAGGPPPALVTGMRFDALDAPAEAGFAMLSRFSRPDLLGPVALDGHRVRLLVAAGTAEELPGLLEWLQWGGIELDLRALGAGQTLRAPAHPEWDRREAAYDRSAPVWLRPPRPGFDVESTVPALRVAREADETGVPVGLTVLVAALATACHRVALRARCPDQPWAFSYASRMVAGTRPRSLTS, from the coding sequence ATGGGCTGGTACGAACACGAACTGGAGTGGCCGACGGCCGGGGGCCCGCCCCCGGCGCTGGTCACGGGGATGCGGTTCGACGCGCTCGACGCGCCGGCGGAGGCGGGCTTCGCGATGCTGAGCCGGTTCTCCCGTCCGGACCTGCTCGGCCCGGTGGCGCTGGACGGCCACCGGGTGCGGCTGCTGGTCGCCGCGGGGACGGCCGAGGAACTGCCCGGACTGCTGGAGTGGCTTCAGTGGGGGGGCATCGAGCTGGACCTGAGGGCCCTGGGCGCCGGGCAGACCCTGCGGGCCCCCGCGCACCCGGAGTGGGACCGCAGGGAGGCCGCGTACGACCGGTCGGCGCCGGTGTGGCTGCGGCCTCCTCGGCCCGGGTTCGACGTGGAGTCGACCGTGCCCGCGCTGCGCGTCGCCCGGGAGGCCGACGAAACGGGGGTTCCCGTCGGGCTCACCGTGCTGGTGGCCGCCCTGGCCACCGCCTGCCACCGCGTCGCGCTGCGGGCGCGCTGCCCGGATCAGCCGTGGGCCTTCTCGTACGCCTCACGGATGGTGGCGGGCACGCGACCGCGGTCGTTGACGTCGTAG
- a CDS encoding ATP-dependent Clp protease ATP-binding subunit, translating into MFERFTDRARRVVVLAQEEARMLNHNYIGTEHILLGLIHEGEGVAAKALESLGISLEAVRQQVEEIIGQGQQAPSGHIPFTPRAKKVLELSLREALQLGHNYIGTEHILLGLIREGEGVAAQVLVKLGADLNRVRQQVIQLLSGYSGGKESATAGGPAEGTPSTSLVLDQFGRNLTQAARETKLDPVIGREKEIERVMQVLSRRTKNNPVLIGEPGVGKTAVVEGLAQAIVKGEVPETLKDKQLYTLDLGALVAGSRYRGDFEERLKKVLKEIRTRGDIILFIDELHTLVGAGAAEGAIDAASILKPMLARGELQTIGATTLDEYRKYLEKDAALERRFQPIQVAEPSLPHTIEILKGLRDRYEAHHRVSITDEALVQAATLADRYISDRFLPDKAIDLIDEAGSRMRIRRMTAPPDLREFDEKIAEVRREKESAIDSQDFEKAASLRDNEKQLLAAKSKREKEWKAGDMDVVAEVDGELIAEVLATATGIPVFKLTEEESTRLLHMEDELHRRIIGQVDAVKALSKAIRRTRAGLKDPKRPGGSFIFAGPSGVGKTELSKALAEFLFGDEDALISLDMSEFSEKHTVSRLFGSPPGYVGYEEGGQLTEKVRRKPFSVVLFDEVEKAHPDIFNSLLQILEDGRLTDSQGRVVDFKNTVIIMTTNLGTRDISKGFNLGFAAQGDTKSGYERMKNKVSDELKQHFRPEFLNRVDDVIVFPQLSQEDILQIVDLMIGAVDERLRDRDMGIELSLEAKELLSKHGYDPVLGARPLRRTIQREIEDTLSEKILFGELRPGHIVVVDVEGEGEAAKFTFRGEEKVTVADAPPVETAGGAPNLSKE; encoded by the coding sequence ATGTTCGAGAGGTTCACCGACCGCGCGCGGCGGGTTGTCGTCCTGGCTCAGGAAGAAGCCCGGATGCTCAACCACAACTACATCGGCACCGAGCACATCCTCCTGGGCCTGATCCACGAGGGTGAGGGTGTCGCCGCTAAGGCCCTGGAGAGCCTCGGGATTTCTCTTGAGGCGGTCCGCCAGCAGGTGGAGGAGATCATCGGGCAGGGGCAGCAGGCCCCGTCCGGCCACATCCCCTTCACTCCCCGTGCCAAGAAGGTGCTGGAGCTGTCGCTCCGCGAGGCCCTTCAGCTCGGCCACAACTACATCGGCACCGAGCACATCCTGCTCGGCCTGATCCGCGAGGGCGAGGGCGTCGCCGCCCAGGTCCTGGTGAAGCTGGGCGCCGATCTCAACCGGGTCAGGCAGCAGGTCATCCAGCTTCTGTCCGGCTACTCCGGCGGGAAGGAGTCGGCCACGGCCGGCGGGCCGGCCGAGGGCACCCCCTCGACCTCGCTCGTGCTGGACCAGTTCGGCCGCAACCTCACCCAGGCCGCTCGTGAGACCAAGCTCGACCCGGTGATCGGGCGCGAGAAGGAGATCGAGCGGGTCATGCAGGTGCTGTCCCGCCGCACCAAGAACAACCCGGTGCTCATCGGCGAGCCCGGTGTCGGCAAGACCGCCGTCGTGGAGGGCCTGGCCCAGGCGATCGTCAAGGGCGAGGTGCCCGAGACGCTGAAGGACAAGCAGCTCTACACGCTCGACCTCGGCGCCCTGGTGGCCGGCTCGCGGTACCGCGGTGACTTCGAGGAGCGCCTGAAGAAGGTGCTCAAGGAGATCCGCACCCGCGGCGACATCATCCTGTTCATCGACGAGCTGCACACCCTGGTGGGCGCCGGCGCGGCCGAGGGCGCGATCGACGCGGCCTCGATCCTGAAGCCGATGCTGGCCCGCGGCGAGCTGCAGACCATCGGTGCCACCACGCTCGACGAGTACCGCAAGTACCTGGAGAAGGACGCGGCCCTGGAGCGCCGCTTCCAGCCGATCCAGGTCGCGGAGCCGTCGCTGCCGCACACCATCGAGATCCTCAAGGGCCTGCGGGACCGGTACGAAGCCCACCACCGCGTCTCCATCACCGACGAGGCCCTGGTGCAGGCCGCCACGCTCGCCGACCGCTACATCTCCGACCGGTTCCTGCCGGACAAGGCGATCGACCTGATCGACGAGGCGGGCTCGCGGATGCGCATCCGCCGGATGACCGCGCCGCCGGACCTGCGCGAGTTCGACGAGAAGATCGCCGAGGTGCGCCGGGAGAAGGAGTCCGCGATCGACTCGCAGGACTTCGAGAAGGCCGCCTCCCTGCGGGACAACGAGAAGCAGCTCCTCGCCGCGAAGTCCAAGCGGGAGAAGGAGTGGAAGGCCGGCGACATGGACGTCGTCGCGGAGGTCGACGGCGAGCTGATCGCCGAGGTCCTGGCCACCGCCACCGGCATCCCGGTCTTCAAGCTGACCGAGGAGGAGTCCACCCGGCTGCTGCACATGGAGGACGAGCTCCACCGCCGCATCATCGGGCAGGTGGACGCGGTCAAGGCGCTCTCCAAGGCGATCCGCCGCACCCGCGCCGGCCTGAAGGACCCCAAGCGTCCCGGCGGCTCGTTCATCTTCGCCGGCCCGTCCGGCGTCGGTAAGACCGAGCTGTCCAAGGCGCTCGCCGAGTTCCTCTTCGGCGACGAGGACGCGCTGATCTCGCTCGACATGTCCGAGTTCAGCGAGAAGCACACCGTCTCGCGGCTCTTCGGCTCCCCGCCCGGATACGTCGGGTACGAGGAGGGCGGCCAGCTCACCGAGAAGGTGCGCCGCAAGCCGTTCTCGGTCGTGCTCTTCGACGAGGTCGAGAAGGCCCACCCGGACATCTTCAACAGCCTGCTGCAGATCCTGGAGGACGGTCGGCTGACCGACTCCCAGGGCCGGGTGGTGGACTTCAAGAACACCGTCATCATCATGACCACCAACCTCGGCACCCGGGACATCTCCAAGGGCTTCAACCTGGGCTTCGCCGCCCAGGGCGACACCAAGTCCGGGTACGAGCGGATGAAGAACAAGGTCAGCGACGAGCTCAAGCAGCACTTCCGCCCCGAGTTCCTCAACCGTGTGGACGACGTGATCGTCTTCCCGCAGCTCAGCCAGGAGGACATCCTCCAGATCGTCGACCTGATGATCGGAGCGGTGGACGAGCGGCTGCGCGACCGCGACATGGGCATCGAGCTGAGCCTGGAGGCCAAGGAGCTGCTCTCCAAGCACGGGTACGACCCGGTGCTCGGCGCCCGGCCGCTGCGCCGGACCATCCAGCGCGAGATCGAGGACACGCTCTCGGAGAAGATCCTCTTCGGCGAGCTGCGTCCCGGCCACATCGTGGTCGTCGATGTCGAGGGCGAAGGCGAGGCGGCGAAGTTCACCTTCCGCGGCGAGGAGAAGGTCACCGTGGCCGACGCCCCGCCGGTGGAGACGGCCGGCGGCGCGCCGAACCTCTCCAAGGAGTGA
- a CDS encoding trypco2 family protein: MTAPHESAPNASTQHGPAPHESASALTGMELADAVEAVRAGLMAGAVRGAGADVRFEVGEIHMEFTVQLQRTSSGRGGVKAWIVEAGAEGSRSSGTTHTVSLTLHPKSATGGHLLIGAPDGGASSLRYES; encoded by the coding sequence ATGACCGCACCGCACGAATCCGCGCCGAACGCCTCCACGCAGCACGGGCCGGCGCCGCACGAGTCCGCGTCGGCGCTGACCGGCATGGAGCTGGCCGACGCCGTCGAGGCGGTGCGCGCCGGGCTGATGGCGGGCGCCGTGCGCGGCGCCGGCGCGGACGTACGCTTCGAGGTCGGCGAGATCCACATGGAGTTCACGGTGCAGTTGCAGCGGACCAGCAGCGGCCGCGGCGGCGTCAAGGCGTGGATCGTCGAGGCGGGGGCCGAGGGCTCCCGCAGCTCCGGCACCACCCACACCGTCTCCCTGACCCTGCACCCGAAGTCGGCGACCGGCGGCCACCTCCTGATCGGCGCCCCGGACGGCGGCGCGTCGAGCCTGCGGTACGAGAGCTGA
- a CDS encoding M23 family metallopeptidase, with translation MRKNSTTQNRTRSTVTRGRVAVVGGGLLVSLALGSTAAFAATSHPSTQDTAGFMTAGTAAGVSNAVHAETVAHKTTAAQTAAQTAAKAKASAKAKAAAKAKAAAKAKKLQASWVTPVTGYTLGAGYAQAGPHWIHTHSGQDFVVNSGTTVRAAHSGTVVTAGWGGAYGNNIVIKHGSHLYTQYGHLSKIGVHVGEHVNTAEKIGLSGSTGNSTGPHLHFEVRTTPYYGSSVEPLHFLRAHGVNP, from the coding sequence ATGCGCAAGAACTCCACGACGCAGAACCGCACCCGCAGCACCGTCACCCGCGGCCGGGTCGCCGTAGTGGGCGGCGGCCTGTTGGTGTCGCTCGCGCTGGGCTCTACGGCGGCGTTCGCCGCCACGTCGCACCCCTCGACCCAGGACACCGCGGGCTTCATGACGGCAGGCACGGCCGCCGGCGTCTCGAACGCCGTGCACGCCGAGACCGTCGCCCACAAGACGACCGCGGCCCAGACGGCGGCCCAGACCGCGGCCAAGGCCAAGGCGTCCGCGAAGGCCAAGGCCGCGGCGAAGGCCAAGGCGGCCGCCAAGGCCAAGAAGCTCCAGGCGTCCTGGGTCACGCCGGTCACCGGCTACACGCTGGGCGCGGGCTACGCGCAGGCGGGCCCGCACTGGATCCACACCCACTCCGGTCAGGACTTCGTGGTCAACAGCGGCACCACCGTGCGCGCCGCGCACAGCGGCACCGTGGTGACCGCCGGCTGGGGCGGCGCCTACGGCAACAACATCGTGATCAAGCACGGCTCGCACCTGTACACGCAGTACGGCCACCTGTCGAAGATCGGCGTGCACGTCGGCGAGCACGTGAACACCGCGGAGAAGATCGGCCTGTCCGGCTCCACCGGCAACTCGACCGGCCCGCACCTGCACTTCGAGGTCCGGACCACGCCGTACTACGGCTCCTCGGTCGAGCCGCTGCACTTCCTGCGCGCGCACGGCGTCAACCCGTAA
- a CDS encoding TetR/AcrR family transcriptional regulator — protein MATPHQTRRSDTRHRIQDVALKLFAEQGYEKTSLREIAERLHVTKAALYYHFKTKEDILISISADLMAPIDELITWAQGQPRTLETKQEVLRRYCDALWGAADLFRFLQENQATVRDLAIGESFKTRIKALSELLTEPDAPLTAQIRSMTALFSMHAGMHVMQSVEGDAEEKRGAILAVALDLVAQAESDLTRA, from the coding sequence ATGGCCACACCGCACCAGACCCGGCGCAGCGACACGCGCCACCGCATCCAGGACGTCGCCCTGAAGCTCTTCGCCGAGCAGGGGTACGAGAAGACGTCGCTGCGGGAGATCGCCGAGCGGCTGCACGTCACCAAGGCCGCGCTGTACTACCACTTCAAGACCAAGGAAGACATCCTGATCAGCATCTCGGCGGACCTCATGGCGCCGATCGACGAGCTGATCACCTGGGCACAGGGGCAGCCGCGCACGCTGGAGACCAAGCAGGAGGTGCTGCGCCGCTACTGCGACGCCCTGTGGGGCGCCGCCGACCTCTTCCGGTTCCTCCAGGAGAACCAGGCCACGGTCCGCGACCTCGCGATCGGCGAGTCCTTCAAGACCCGGATAAAGGCGCTCAGCGAACTGCTCACGGAGCCGGACGCGCCCCTGACGGCGCAGATCCGCTCGATGACCGCGCTGTTCTCGATGCACGCCGGGATGCACGTCATGCAGAGCGTCGAGGGCGACGCCGAGGAGAAGCGGGGAGCCATCCTCGCGGTCGCCCTCGACCTGGTCGCCCAGGCGGAATCCGACCTGACCAGGGCCTGA
- a CDS encoding MDR family MFS transporter, translated as MTQTQAPRTHQPPADAEPRQRSVRVVMGGLLIAMLLAMLDNMIVGTAMPTIVGELGGLDHLSWVVTAYTLATAASTPIWGKLGDMYGRKGVFLTSIVLFLVGSALSGMSQSMDQLIAFRAVQGLGAGGLMVGVMAIMGDLVPPRERGKYQGMIAGVMAVAMIGGPLVGGTITDNWGWRWSFYINLPIGAVALAVITAVLHLPRRKPGGAARIDYLGAALLTVAITSLVLLTTWGGTQYAWGSAQILGLLVLGVVALAGFLFTETRAAEPVLPLRIFRNRNFSLISVVGFLVGFTMFGAMTFLPLYQQTVQGASATNSGLLLLPMLLAMMAVSMVAGRLTTSTGRYKVFPIVGGVLITVGLYLLSTMGVDTSRTTSGLFMAVLGAGMGCVMQITMLVAQNSVEMRDMGVGSSSATLFRTIGGSFGVSLFGALFSHRVQDVMTARLGGKGSAALGGGAQLDPKAVARLSAGVKDGYFHAVSSGTHQVFLWGAVVSVVAFVAALFVVETPLRGAAPKAGEAADGDVPAPVEVI; from the coding sequence ATGACCCAGACGCAAGCGCCGCGCACCCACCAACCGCCCGCCGACGCGGAACCGCGCCAGCGCAGCGTGCGGGTGGTGATGGGGGGCCTGCTCATCGCCATGCTGCTCGCGATGCTCGACAACATGATCGTGGGCACCGCGATGCCCACGATCGTCGGCGAGCTGGGCGGCCTGGACCACCTGTCGTGGGTGGTCACCGCCTACACGCTGGCCACCGCCGCCTCCACCCCGATCTGGGGCAAGCTCGGCGACATGTACGGCCGCAAGGGCGTCTTCCTCACCTCGATCGTGCTGTTCCTGGTCGGCTCGGCGCTGTCGGGCATGTCCCAGTCGATGGACCAGCTCATCGCGTTCCGCGCGGTCCAGGGCCTGGGCGCCGGCGGCCTGATGGTGGGCGTGATGGCGATCATGGGCGACCTCGTCCCGCCCCGCGAGCGCGGCAAGTACCAGGGCATGATCGCCGGCGTGATGGCCGTGGCGATGATCGGCGGCCCGCTGGTCGGCGGCACCATCACCGACAACTGGGGCTGGCGCTGGAGTTTCTACATCAACCTGCCGATCGGCGCGGTCGCCCTCGCCGTGATCACGGCGGTGCTGCACCTGCCCCGCCGCAAGCCCGGCGGCGCGGCCAGGATCGACTACCTCGGCGCCGCGCTGCTCACCGTCGCGATCACCTCGCTGGTGCTGCTGACCACCTGGGGCGGCACGCAGTACGCCTGGGGCTCCGCGCAGATCCTCGGCCTGCTGGTGCTCGGCGTGGTCGCGCTGGCCGGCTTCCTGTTCACCGAGACCCGCGCCGCCGAGCCGGTGCTGCCGCTGCGCATCTTCCGCAACCGCAACTTCTCGCTGATCTCGGTGGTCGGCTTCCTCGTCGGCTTCACGATGTTCGGCGCGATGACCTTCCTGCCGCTCTACCAGCAGACCGTGCAGGGCGCCTCCGCCACCAACTCCGGCCTGCTCCTGCTGCCGATGCTGCTGGCGATGATGGCCGTGTCGATGGTCGCCGGCCGGCTGACCACCAGCACCGGCCGGTACAAGGTCTTCCCGATCGTCGGCGGCGTGCTGATCACCGTCGGGCTCTACCTGCTGTCCACCATGGGCGTCGACACCTCCCGCACCACCTCGGGCCTGTTCATGGCCGTGCTGGGCGCCGGCATGGGCTGCGTCATGCAGATCACCATGCTGGTGGCGCAGAACAGCGTCGAGATGCGGGACATGGGCGTCGGCTCCTCCTCCGCGACGCTCTTCCGCACCATCGGCGGCTCCTTCGGCGTCTCGCTCTTCGGCGCGCTGTTCTCCCACCGGGTCCAGGACGTCATGACCGCGCGCCTGGGCGGCAAGGGCTCGGCCGCGCTCGGCGGCGGCGCCCAGCTCGACCCCAAGGCGGTGGCCCGGCTGTCGGCCGGTGTGAAGGACGGGTACTTCCACGCGGTGTCCTCCGGCACCCACCAGGTCTTCCTGTGGGGTGCGGTGGTCAGCGTGGTCGCCTTCGTCGCCGCGCTGTTCGTCGTCGAGACCCCGCTGCGGGGCGCCGCCCCCAAGGCCGGGGAAGCGGCGGACGGCGACGTCCCGGCTCCGGTCGAGGTGATCTGA
- a CDS encoding sensor histidine kinase: MRRTLRRHPLPRRLLLRRGLRWKISAAIAAVSALVVLTLSLVVHNAARVSMINSTRDVQDERVQSALRIYEATGRLVFYARLDDPGLPPALKRYAAKGQRATYVAADHHDAPTVWAETPAGGGHVLSLKSAFSDRYSVLVDLDQALIAGSIAVVVGGTAIGVLIGGRMSRRLRKAAIAARKVADGDTEVRVREAIGGRRVRDETDELARAVDGMADALQLRLEAERRVTADIAHELRTPVTGLVTAAELLPPGRPAELVRDRVHALRTLVEDVLEVARLDGAAEHPELQDIALGDFVRRRVAALAPGAEVVVAEDAVVRTDPRRLERVLGNLLANALRHGAPTIEVRVDGAAVRVRDHGPGFPADLLREGPSRFRTGRSDRAGGGHGLGLTIAVGQTRVLGARLTFRNAAASDGGGAVAQLLLPRGEAPRPGR; the protein is encoded by the coding sequence GTGCGCCGCACACTGCGCCGCCACCCGCTGCCGCGCCGCCTCCTCCTGCGCCGCGGCCTGCGCTGGAAGATCAGCGCGGCCATCGCCGCGGTCTCCGCCCTGGTCGTCCTCACCCTCAGCCTCGTGGTGCACAACGCGGCCCGGGTCAGCATGATCAACTCCACCCGCGACGTCCAGGACGAGCGCGTCCAGTCCGCGCTGCGGATCTACGAGGCCACCGGCCGGCTGGTCTTCTACGCCCGGCTGGACGACCCCGGCCTGCCCCCGGCCCTCAAGCGGTACGCCGCCAAGGGCCAGCGGGCCACCTACGTCGCCGCCGACCACCACGACGCCCCCACGGTGTGGGCCGAGACCCCGGCCGGCGGCGGTCACGTGCTGTCGCTCAAGAGCGCCTTCAGCGACCGCTACTCGGTGCTGGTCGACCTCGACCAGGCGCTCATCGCCGGCTCGATCGCGGTGGTGGTCGGCGGCACCGCGATCGGGGTGCTGATCGGCGGCCGGATGTCGCGCCGGCTGCGCAAGGCCGCGATCGCGGCCCGCAAGGTCGCCGACGGCGACACCGAGGTGCGGGTGCGCGAGGCGATCGGAGGCCGCCGGGTCCGCGACGAGACCGACGAGCTGGCCCGCGCGGTCGACGGCATGGCCGACGCGCTCCAGCTACGGCTGGAGGCCGAGCGACGGGTCACCGCCGACATCGCGCACGAGCTGCGCACCCCCGTCACCGGCCTGGTCACCGCCGCGGAGCTGCTGCCGCCCGGCCGCCCCGCCGAGCTGGTGCGGGACCGGGTGCACGCGCTGCGCACCCTCGTGGAGGACGTCCTGGAGGTGGCCCGGCTGGACGGCGCCGCCGAGCACCCCGAGCTCCAGGACATCGCACTCGGCGACTTCGTCCGCCGCCGGGTGGCCGCGCTCGCGCCCGGCGCCGAGGTGGTCGTCGCCGAGGACGCCGTGGTGCGGACCGACCCGCGCCGTCTGGAGCGGGTGCTCGGCAACCTGCTGGCCAACGCGCTGCGGCACGGCGCGCCGACGATCGAGGTCCGGGTCGACGGCGCCGCGGTCCGCGTCCGCGACCACGGGCCCGGCTTCCCCGCCGACCTGCTGCGCGAGGGGCCCAGCCGGTTCCGTACCGGCCGCAGCGACCGGGCCGGCGGCGGCCACGGGCTGGGCCTGACGATCGCGGTCGGCCAGACCCGCGTCCTGGGCGCCCGCCTCACCTTCCGCAACGCCGCGGCGTCCGACGGCGGCGGCGCCGTCGCGCAGTTGCTGCTCCCGCGCGGCGAGGCCCCCCGGCCCGGCCGCTGA
- the cseB gene encoding two-component system response regulator CseB: MAATHVLFVEDDDVIREATTLALERDGFQVTAAPDGVTGLEAFREERPDLALLDVMVPGIDGVSLCRRIRDESTVPVIMVSARADAIDVVLGLEAGADDYVTKPFDGSVLVARIRAVLRRFRAASPGEGPDEGAVLSFGDIAIDPEGMEVTRAGQRLALTPTEMRLLLEFARTPGTVLSRDHLLARVWDYAWGGDTRVVDVHVQRLRAKIGQDRLETVRGFGYKLRA, translated from the coding sequence ATGGCCGCCACCCACGTGCTGTTCGTCGAGGACGACGACGTCATCCGCGAGGCGACCACGCTCGCCCTGGAACGGGACGGCTTCCAGGTCACCGCGGCGCCCGACGGCGTCACCGGGCTGGAGGCGTTCCGCGAGGAGCGCCCGGACCTGGCGCTGCTCGACGTGATGGTGCCGGGCATCGACGGGGTGAGCCTGTGCCGCCGTATCCGCGACGAGTCCACGGTCCCGGTGATCATGGTCTCGGCGCGGGCCGACGCGATCGACGTGGTGCTCGGCCTGGAGGCCGGCGCCGACGACTACGTCACCAAGCCGTTCGACGGCTCGGTGCTGGTCGCCCGCATCCGCGCGGTGCTGCGCCGCTTCCGCGCCGCCTCCCCGGGCGAGGGGCCCGACGAGGGCGCCGTACTGTCCTTCGGCGACATCGCGATCGACCCCGAGGGCATGGAGGTCACCCGGGCCGGGCAGCGGCTGGCGCTGACCCCGACGGAGATGCGGCTGCTGCTGGAGTTCGCCCGTACCCCCGGCACCGTGCTGTCCCGCGACCACCTGCTGGCACGGGTGTGGGACTACGCGTGGGGCGGCGACACCCGGGTGGTGGACGTGCATGTGCAGAGGCTGCGCGCGAAGATCGGCCAGGACCGGCTGGAGACCGTCCGCGGCTTCGGCTACAAGCTGAGGGCCTGA